AAATAAGTTTTCCTCTTCTAAAAACTCTCATTCCGCAAATAGCCATTCTTGCAAATCTCCATATAATAGACTTCTCACACCAAATCTCTAAGCTGCAATACCTGCAACAACACCATTTTTCATATGATTTCATCATAACTTCCCCCCAAAACACAAGTGTTCAAAttctcacattaaaaaaaaaggcatATTCATTATCATTATTCATACCTCCGTTTGGTTGCGTGTTGATGTATCCAGCTGGTCCTTTAGACATGAAGTCAAATGCTCCCATACCCAATCTTTCCTCCGCCTTTGCAGGCAGCGAAAGCCAGGCCGAGTCGCTGTACAGAGAGTCTGTCTCCAAGCTGCTTGAGCCGCTGCTGTAACCACCAACATGTACCCCTCTCATTGCATCTAAACCTAACCCTCCTCCCTCACTGCGATAGCCACTACGTGCACGTGCAGCTCCTCCCCAGTTGTCCCCAATGCTGCCTAGTGAAGACATTCCAGAGTTTCCGTTAAAGCTGCTCCTAGATATCGGAGAGTTTGACATGTAACCTCCTAGACCACCACCATTTCCCCATAAGTTGTTCCTTACACTAGCTCCTCCTCCAGACTCAATCTGGCTACCGTACCTGCCTTGACTCGCAGCATATCCTGGGCTAAAGGGCCGTCCAAAGCCTGCATTGGGTCCAGATCCATAGTTCTGAGTCTGGCCTGGCTCAAAGTTCAGCTCGATTCCAAATCCATGTCCAAACGGTGAGAATCCTCCCCTATTACCACCTACTCCTGGACTGTACCTAACTTCAGGTTGTACTCCATAACCTGAGATAGGACTCTGGCTGAATCCTTGGGTGTACTCGTTCATCAGCAATGCGCTGATTCTACTACTGCCAAAGCTATTTACATTCATTGGGTTCCGGATTGGATTCAGAGCCATTTCTTTAGGAACAGCCAGTTTGACCTCCACCATCTTCCCATTGAGTTCGTGGAACGTCCTCTGCAAAACTCTGTCTACAGCCTCCTCTGATTCAAAAGAGACGAACCCAAAGCCTCTAGGTCGCTGAGTTCTGTGGTCATACATCACCACAACGTCAGTGATCGTCCCAAACTGAGCAAAATACATCTTGAACTCAGCTTCAGTGACCGATGAAGCGAGGCCTCCAACAAAGATCTTTTTGCTGGTTGCTGGGCCAGGTGATCCCTGGAGGCTACTGTTGCTTCTGTTCAATACTACGTGGTCGTCTCTTGGAACTGCCTTCTTGGCCTCAACCTGTGATCACGGACAAGACATAAGTAAACAATATAGTCTTAGACATGAATATGCATAATAAAAAGAGTAGCTTTGGTTCGAGGAGCAGCAACCTCTAGTTTATCAATTTGAAGGAGATTGATATTGAAGCAATGACACATACAATTTTACCATCAATGACGTGTCTGATCAACACGACTCTCTCAGCGACATTAGGATCAGCGAAGACAAGGAAACCGAAGCCACGAGCACGACCAGTGGCTCGATCCTTCATGATAACAGCCTCCAAAACCTCGCCGAAGCTCTGAAAATACTCGCGAAGACGGTCTTCGCTGGTCTCCCAAGAGATCCCACCGATGAAGAGCTTACATGACGACTCCATCTCCAttctacaaaacaaaacataaaagaaaagggTTTGTTCCTGAGTGTATATATACTTAACGTCTCGATCTGACTAAAACATCATCGAACATACCGTTATGTGTCGATGAATATGAACAGATGGGTCTTGATCGGATTCTGTGAACCGATCGATCGACCCACGATCCCTGGATTCCTGCAAAACAAAAAGGTGTAAGCTTTAAGAAAACCCATGAAAAGAGTTAAGAGAGAATCTATTTCGATTACCGAAGTTTTAAGCAAAAgggagaaaaaaaacagagaatgaAATCTAAAAGATTGGAGAGGATGGATGAAGCTTTTTATTAAGAGGGCGAGAGGAGAGGccctcttgtttttttttttttcgtccaataattaaaaaaaaaaggatttacTGTTTTTTATTTGGATGATAAAGAGTTTGTGCTGCAGAGGGAAACAGATAAAAAATGGGATTCGCTAAAAGGAAAGAGAAGCAGCTCTTTCTTTCTTacgttttttgttattttgtatgGGAAGAATGTTTGGCTCTCTTCTCTTCTAAAGAGACGATGGCTTTTTCGTCTTTTCACTCCTTCTCTCTCTGTAATAATAAGAGTAtttgaaaaaatcataattaataaCCCACGGTTTGTTGGTTTGTACTTACCAATGTCTGCCACCTTTTTACCCCTAAGTTAAAAAAATCTTGGTTTTCAAAATCTATCATCATGaataaataaagaaagacaTGGGAGAACTCAGGatcattattattaataaatcataaaattatcaGTTAATTACGGGTTTATCCTGATTTCTTCCTACTAGTAGACTATTTCATCCAAAGTTATTTCTCCAATTTctcttaatttcattttttttttaacgcttaTTTATTTGAAAGGCcaatttagtttttcttttgttttagtaGAACACATCATCAGCATATGAAACAAATTTGGTTGGTCGAACCAAATGCAAGGCATGGTTCGTAACTTCGTTAATCAGCTAACTGTGAAAAAGATTCAGCATGTACTTTTATAGACAATTATTTTCTTGCAATATTTTGAGGTTAGCTTTGGAGAATCAAAGTGGGCAGGAACATGTGGGAATGGTTGCTTTCagatatatttaatttgtaatgATATTAAACTAATTCATCACTAAGTGGAATATGTTTCAAGTACAGAAGGCAGTCCTTGTGCATCCAAATAATTACCAATTTTCATAAGTTTACTTTTTATTCATTAATTTAATCACTAATCTCCCGGCccaattatttatttgtttatttatcccGCATCTCTTTTAGAAAATATCAACCGttgataaaaatgttatatgtttaaaaacataatgTGGGATTTACAAGTTACAACACATTGGTCTATATCATCACCAAATGATAACATATTTGCCCGTCCAACATTTTATCCTGACTTTAATAATTCGTATTACCAACTATTTATCCAGTCAAGTCTACTGATTTCATTAAAGAAGAGAACCAGATGTATGGTGGTGACACATGGTATTGATTATTGAATCTCTTCCACTCACCATAATACTTATTAGAGGCTTGTAGCCcgttaactctttttttttttcatttacggcttgttctattctatttCATATTGGAAGATTAACTTACTAAACCGGGGGGTAAAATATGTCATGAACAGTCACATGCTCAATTTTAGAAAGTGAAGAGGATGaaatgtccaaaaaaaaaaagtgaagaagatgaacacTACAGTGGGCCCaccatttttataaatatttttaatgaaaagtcTCATTAATGTATGCATCCCAAAAAGGCTAACTGGGCCATATTATAAAAGCTCAACACAATCTTTTTGGCCCAAATGTGTTTACAAGCAAGCAGGCTgcagattctctctctctttcctctgCTCCCAGTTTCCCGCTCCagaggatgaggaagaagacCCTAGAAAATTGAAATTCTTACTCACAGAATCGCAGATATGGTTTCTATTGTTCAATCGAAGCTATATCGGTTGAAAATAACGCATTTGTATTTAGTTTCAACTTGTATAAACATGGATTTTGATTTCTTACACATCAATTGTTCCCCTAAAACATTTGAGAAAGCATACACTTGACTGGAAAATTCATCCAATTGAATCTGTTTTCTTGGTGTTTGTTAAGTTCTCATCGAAGATGCATATGCAATGCATTACGAGGTCAATCATACAACATTTGAAGCTGAGGGTGAATGTTAGACCGCTTATGAGTCCAGACTTTTCTCAGCCTTTCCTTTCGTATCTTCATTGCTCCGTTAATCAAATTCTAGAGTtatccgtttttttgtttgtttgggtCAGTGCTGTTACATTACATCTCACATATTCAAATGTGACCGCGCTGCTTGCTGTTTGTATCAAAATCCATGAGAACCTTTACATGTATGATGATCATCCAAGCATCGTTCTTAATTACATTGTAGGAACATGAAAAATAATGTAGAGAAGACTCGACTTGATTCTGTGACTGAAGCGCCAGCTAAATAAGTGAAGGACCGTACCAAAATGCTTTTTACAGTGGATTTTCAAGAATTTTCATGTTTCTTCTGTTTTAAATCTTTTGACACCACGCGAACTTGCTAACTGTGGCCCTGTAACCTGATCTTCCCTGAGGTGTAGACACGGAATCCGCTGGTAGAGGAAGCAAGCTTGATGCGTTTGTGTGTATTGGTCGAATTGTGGTGGCATCTACAGAGCTCATGAGGCACATGTATTGGCTTGATGACACATGTGTTTTCCAGGTCTGGAATTGCGTGGAGTTGGGAAGGAAGATCGATTTCAAACTCTCCCAGATCATCAGTAACAGCCTTGATCCATTTGGATCTCCTTTTGTATCCAGTGTGACACTTGATGGCAACAGTAGCACCTGTATGTGAGGATCATCATCATGTGAGTCTTCAGATGAAAACAAAAAGCATAAGGACGCATGAATATAGGTAGAGACATACCTGGAATAGATATGGAGTGTGAAGTGTCGCAGAGAAGAGATCCGGTGATGATCACAGAGGAGAGTTTCTGTTCACCGTAGCCAGCCATCTCCACCATATCTGTTCTGCTCCATATCTTTCCTTCAGCTGCAAACGCTAGGTCgaacaagaaaaagaataaCAAGAAGCAAcgtaggatgaagaagcttctCATTGTTACTCAAAATGCTTTAACTTTTTGTTTAACTAATGGAAGAAGCATAAGCATGTATGTATGTGCATATATATAACAAGTTAAAGTAAAGAAGAGGGGATGTATTTAAGGGTGAGAGTCCCTTTTGCGTGGCTTAAGCCTTCAGGTCACCCAGCTCTGTACGGCAGTcttttaatcatatatatagaagaccCTAACTCATGCCTGGCCTTAGATGATGAAAGAGTCAATCTTCTAAATGAATCAAACCCTCgttgatagagaaagagagacggCACTCTGAAGCAATTACTGAGTGGTTCaacttcattttcatatttttcgtataaagtattttttgt
The nucleotide sequence above comes from Brassica napus cultivar Da-Ae chromosome A9, Da-Ae, whole genome shotgun sequence. Encoded proteins:
- the LOC106432058 gene encoding heterogeneous nuclear ribonucleoprotein 1 isoform X1; translated protein: MEMESSCKLFIGGISWETSEDRLREYFQSFGEVLEAVIMKDRATGRARGFGFLVFADPNVAERVVLIRHVIDGKIVEAKKAVPRDDHVVLNRSNSSLQGSPGPATSKKIFVGGLASSVTEAEFKMYFAQFGTITDVVVMYDHRTQRPRGFGFVSFESEEAVDRVLQRTFHELNGKMVEVKLAVPKEMALNPIRNPMNVNSFGSSRISALLMNEYTQGFSQSPISGYGVQPEVRYSPGVGGNRGGFSPFGHGFGIELNFEPGQTQNYGSGPNAGFGRPFSPGYAASQGRYGSQIESGGGASVRNNLWGNGGGLGGYMSNSPISRSSFNGNSGMSSLGSIGDNWGGAARARSGYRSEGGGLGLDAMRGVHVGGYSSGSSSLETDSLYSDSAWLSLPAKAEERLGMGAFDFMSKGPAGYINTQPNGGIAA
- the LOC106432058 gene encoding heterogeneous nuclear ribonucleoprotein 1 isoform X2: MCHCFNINLLQIDKLEVEAKKAVPRDDHVVLNRSNSSLQGSPGPATSKKIFVGGLASSVTEAEFKMYFAQFGTITDVVVMYDHRTQRPRGFGFVSFESEEAVDRVLQRTFHELNGKMVEVKLAVPKEMALNPIRNPMNVNSFGSSRISALLMNEYTQGFSQSPISGYGVQPEVRYSPGVGGNRGGFSPFGHGFGIELNFEPGQTQNYGSGPNAGFGRPFSPGYAASQGRYGSQIESGGGASVRNNLWGNGGGLGGYMSNSPISRSSFNGNSGMSSLGSIGDNWGGAARARSGYRSEGGGLGLDAMRGVHVGGYSSGSSSLETDSLYSDSAWLSLPAKAEERLGMGAFDFMSKGPAGYINTQPNGGIAA
- the BNAA09G18390D gene encoding uncharacterized protein BNAA09G18390D, translating into MRSFFILRCFLLFFFLFDLAFAAEGKIWSRTDMVEMAGYGEQKLSSVIITGSLLCDTSHSISIPGATVAIKCHTGYKRRSKWIKAVTDDLGEFEIDLPSQLHAIPDLENTCVIKPIHVPHELCRCHHNSTNTHKRIKLASSTSGFRVYTSGKIRLQGHS